CTTTGGAAAAATCCCTCAAATTGATAGAAGATGGCGCTGATATAATTGACTTAGGAGCTGCTTCTAGCAATCCTGCTGCAAAAGAGATTGAACCTCAGGAAGAAATAAATCGTTTAAAACCAGTCGTTGGCCATTTACTTTCTAAAAATATTCCGGTTTCTATAGATTCCTTCAAACCTGATGTTCAACGATACGCATTAAAAAGTAAAGTCCAATATTTGAATGACATTCAAGGATTTCCATATACAGAAATTTATCCTGAATTGGCAGAATCGGATTGTAAACTAATTGTGATGCATTCTATCCAGCGTTTAGGCCCGGCTACAGTTATTGAAACAAAACCTGAAAAAGTATTCGATGAAATAATAGATTTCTTTTTACAACGCATCAAATTACTTCAAAATTCAGGTATTTCATCAGATAGAATAATCTTAGATCCGGGAATGGGTTTTTTCTTAGGGTCCAATCCGGAATCTTCAATATATGTTTTAAAAAATATATCACGATTAAAAGAATACTTTAATTTACCAATTCTTGTTTCGGTTTCTCGAAAATCGTTTTTAGGAACCATAGTAGGGCGCGAAGTCAACGAACGAGGTTCAGCTACTTTAGCAACAGAGATTTATTTAAGTTATATGGGTGTAGATTATATTCGTACTCATGATGTGAGAGCTTTGAACGATGCACTAAAAATGTTTAAAGCATTAAACTTAATTGAGTAATACATTAAGTAAAAATATCATATTATAAAAAAGGGTGATTGATATAGTGAAAAAAACAGATGAATTTTATAATAAATTTGAAGAGGCTTTTATATCATGGGCA
This DNA window, taken from Desulforhopalus sp., encodes the following:
- the folP gene encoding dihydropteroate synthase, which encodes MPQILGIVNITEDSFSDGGLYLNYDKALEKSLKLIEDGADIIDLGAASSNPAAKEIEPQEEINRLKPVVGHLLSKNIPVSIDSFKPDVQRYALKSKVQYLNDIQGFPYTEIYPELAESDCKLIVMHSIQRLGPATVIETKPEKVFDEIIDFFLQRIKLLQNSGISSDRIILDPGMGFFLGSNPESSIYVLKNISRLKEYFNLPILVSVSRKSFLGTIVGREVNERGSATLATEIYLSYMGVDYIRTHDVRALNDALKMFKALNLIE